In Chelonia mydas isolate rCheMyd1 chromosome 20, rCheMyd1.pri.v2, whole genome shotgun sequence, a single genomic region encodes these proteins:
- the ILF3 gene encoding interleukin enhancer-binding factor 3 isoform X3 has translation MRPMRIFVNDDRHVMAKHSAVYPTQEELEAVQNMVSHTERALKAVSDWIDEQEKVSGEQPEPEAMETVAEEENKEGGDQKAAEHLTRTLRGVMRVGLVAKGLLLKGDLDLELVLLCKEKPTTGLLDKVAENLGVQLATITEDKYEIIQSVSEAAIIIKNTQEPPLTLTIHLTSPVVREEMEKLLAGETLSVNDTPDVLDRQKCLAALASLRHAKWFQARANGLKSCVIVIRVLRDLCTRIPTWGPLRGWPLELLCEKSIGTANRPMGAGEALRRVLECLASGIVMPDGSGIYDPCEKEATDAIGHLDRQQREDITQSAQHALRLAAFGQLHKVLGMDPLPSKMPKKPKNENPVDYTVQIPPSTTYAITPMKRPMEEDGEEKSPSKKKKKIQKKGIELTREEKTEPPQAMNALMKLNQLKPGLQYKLVSQTGPVHAPIFTMSVEVDGSTFEASGPSKKTAKLHVAVKVLQDMGLPTGVEGKESGKGDESAEETEQKPVVAPPPPVVETISTPSAASPPSEQTPENVKQQGPILTKHGKNPVMELNEKRRGLKYELISETGGSHDKRFVMEVEVDGQKFQGAGSNKKVAKAYAALAALEKLFPDAPVAIEPNKKKRAPVPARGGPKFAVKQHNPGFGMGGPMHNEVPPPPNLRGRGRGGNIRGRGRGRGGFGGGNHGGYMNAGAGYGSYGYGGNSATAGYSQFYSNGGHSGNTGSGGGGGGGGGSSGYGSYYQGGDNYSSPVPPKHAGKKQQHGGQQKPSYGSGYQSHQGQQQQSYNQNQYSNYGPPQGKQKGYNHGQGNYSSYSNSYNSSGGSDYNYESKFSYGGGSGRGGGGGNNYGSGGASYNTGSHSGYGGGSGGGGSSYQGGYSSQTNYSSPGSGQNYSGPPSSYQASQGGYGRNDHNMNYQYR, from the exons ATG CGACCGATGCGTATTTTTGTGAATGATGACCGCCATGTGATGGCAAAACATTCTGCTGTTTACCCAACTCAGGAAGAGTTGGAGGCAGTTCAGAACATGGTCTCCCATACAGAACGTGCTCTCAAAGCTGTATCTGACTGGATTGATGAACAGGAAAAAGTCAGTGGGGAGCAGCCAGAACCGGAGGCCATGGAAACAGTagctgaagaagaaaacaaagaaggagG GGATCAGAAGGCTGCCGAGCATTTGACTAGGACCCTTCGTGGAGTGATGCGTGTTGGGCTTGTAGCAAAAGGTCTGCTACTGAAGGGAGACTTGGATCTTGAGCTAGTTCTCCTGTGCAAAGAGAAACCCACAACTGGTCTCTTGGACAAAGTAGCTGAGAATCTTGGAGTACAGCTTGCT ACTATTACTGAAGATAAATATGAAATAATCCAGTCTGTGAGTGAAGCTGCAATTATCATTAAGAACACACAGGAGCCTCCATTGACACTGACCATTCACTTGACATCCCCTGTTGTGAGAGAAGAAATGGAAAAACTGTTAGCTGGAG AAACGCTATCAGTCAACGACACCCCGGACGTTCTGGACAGGCAGAAATGCCTTGCTGCCTTGGCGTCACTCCGACACGCCAAGTGGTTCCAG GCCAGGGCTAATGGTCTGAAATCGTGCGTCATAGTCATCAGGGTGCTGAGAGATCTGTGTACTCGGATTCCTACTTGGGGACCACTTAGAGGATGg CCTCTGGAGCTGCTGTGTGAAAAATCAATTGGAACAGCTAAtagaccaatgggagctggtgaGGCCCTGAGAAGAGTACTTGAATGTCTTGCATCAGGAATTGTTATGCCAG ATGGTTCTGGTATTTATGATCCTTGTGAAAAAGAAGCCACTGATGCTATTGGGCATCTAGACAGACAACAAAGGGAAGATATCACACAGAGTGCTCAG CatgctctgagacttgctgcttttGGCCAGCTTCACAAGGTCTTGGGGATGGATCCCCTGCCTTCCAAGATGCCCAAGAAACCAAAGAACGAAAATCCAGTTGACTACACTG TCCAGATTCCCCCCAGTACCACATATGCCATCACCCCAATGAAGCGTCCTATGGAGGAGGATGGAGAGGAGAAGTCtcccagcaaaaagaaaaagaagattcAGAAAAAAGGTATTGAGTTAACCAGAG AGGAAAAAACTGAACCTCCCCAGGCTATGAATGCACTGATGAAATTAAATCAGCTAAAACCTGGTCTCCAGTACAAACTTGTGTCTCAGACTGGTCCGGTTCATGCTCCTATCTTTACTATGTCCGTGGAAGTCGATGGCAGCACGTTTGAGGCATCTGGACCTTCGAAAAAGACAGCCAAATTGCATGTGGCAGTAAAA GTGTTGCAGGATATGGGTTTACCTACAGGAGTGGAAGGCAAAGAGTCTGGAAAAGGAGATGAATCGGCAgaagaaacagaacagaaaccagtagttgctcctcctcctcctgtagtGGAAACTATCTCTACACCCagtgctgcttctcctccctcagAGCAAACTCCAGAG AATGTGAAACAACAGGGACCAATCCTGACTAAGCATGGCAAGAATCCAGTGATGGAACTCAATGAGAAGAGGCGTGGTCTAAAATACGAACTGATTTCAGAAACAGGTGGCAGCCATGACAAGCGCTTTGTCATGGAG GTTGAGGTTGATGGGCAGAAATTTCAAGGAGCTGGCTCAAACAAAAAAGTGGCAAAAGCCTACGCTGCTTTAGCTGCCCTAGAGAAGCTGTTTCCCGATGCTCCAGTTGCTATTGAGCCCAATAAGAAGAAAAGAGCCCCTGTACCTGCAAGGGGAGGACCCAAGTTTGCAGTAAAG CAGCATAATCCAGGTTTTGGAATGGGAGGCCCCATGCACAATGAAGTGCCACCTCCCCCAAATCTGCGTGGACGTGGCAGAGGAGGCAACATCAGAGGCCGTGGCAGAGGCAGAGGTGGATTTGGTGGTGGCAATCATGGTGGCTATATGAATGCTG GAGCTGGATACGGAAGCTATGGTTATGGAGGAAATTCTGCAACAGCAGGCTATA GCCAGTTTTATAGCAATGGTGGTCACTCCGGCAACACAGGAagtggtggaggtggtggtggcggcggggGCTCCTCTGGCTATGGATCCTACTACCAAGGTGGTGACAACTACAGCTCACCAGTTCCACCCAAACATGctggaaagaagcagcagcatggaggaCAGCAAAAACCTTCCTATGGGTCAGGGTATCAATCCCACCAAGGCCAGCAACAGCAGTCATACAACCAAAACCAGTACAGCAATTATGGCCCTCCACAAGGCAAACAAAAAGGATATAATCATGGACAAGGCAACTACTCTTCTTACTCTAATTCCTACAACTCCTCTGGAGGATCAGACTACAACTACGAGAGCAAATTCA GTTACGGTGGCGGCAGTGGCCGTGGTGGAGGTGGAGGAAATAACTATGGGTCAGGAGGTGCCTCATACAATACTGGTTCACACAGCGGCTATGGGGGAGgatctgggggaggagggtcgTCTTACCAAG GTGGATATTCTTCTCAGACTAACTACAGCTCTCCAGGTTCAGGCCAGAATTACAGCGGACCCCCAAGTTCCTACCAAGCTTCCCAAGGCGGCTACGGCAGAAACGATCACAACATGAATTATCAGTACAGATAA
- the ILF3 gene encoding interleukin enhancer-binding factor 3 isoform X6, which translates to MRPMRIFVNDDRHVMAKHSAVYPTQEELEAVQNMVSHTERALKAVSDWIDEQEKVSGEQPEPEAMETVAEEENKEGGDQKAAEHLTRTLRGVMRVGLVAKGLLLKGDLDLELVLLCKEKPTTGLLDKVAENLGVQLATITEDKYEIIQSVSEAAIIIKNTQEPPLTLTIHLTSPVVREEMEKLLAGETLSVNDTPDVLDRQKCLAALASLRHAKWFQARANGLKSCVIVIRVLRDLCTRIPTWGPLRGWPLELLCEKSIGTANRPMGAGEALRRVLECLASGIVMPDGSGIYDPCEKEATDAIGHLDRQQREDITQSAQHALRLAAFGQLHKVLGMDPLPSKMPKKPKNENPVDYTVQIPPSTTYAITPMKRPMEEDGEEKSPSKKKKKIQKKEEKTEPPQAMNALMKLNQLKPGLQYKLVSQTGPVHAPIFTMSVEVDGSTFEASGPSKKTAKLHVAVKVLQDMGLPTGVEGKESGKGDESAEETEQKPVVAPPPPVVETISTPSAASPPSEQTPENVKQQGPILTKHGKNPVMELNEKRRGLKYELISETGGSHDKRFVMEVEVDGQKFQGAGSNKKVAKAYAALAALEKLFPDAPVAIEPNKKKRAPVPARGGPKFAVKQHNPGFGMGGPMHNEVPPPPNLRGRGRGGNIRGRGRGRGGFGGGNHGGYMNAGAGYGSYGYGGNSATAGYSQFYSNGGHSGNTGSGGGGGGGGGSSGYGSYYQGGDNYSSPVPPKHAGKKQQHGGQQKPSYGSGYQSHQGQQQQSYNQNQYSNYGPPQGKQKGYNHGQGNYSSYSNSYNSSGGSDYNYESKFSYGGGSGRGGGGGNNYGSGGASYNTGSHSGYGGGSGGGGSSYQGGYSSQTNYSSPGSGQNYSGPPSSYQASQGGYGRNDHNMNYQYR; encoded by the exons ATG CGACCGATGCGTATTTTTGTGAATGATGACCGCCATGTGATGGCAAAACATTCTGCTGTTTACCCAACTCAGGAAGAGTTGGAGGCAGTTCAGAACATGGTCTCCCATACAGAACGTGCTCTCAAAGCTGTATCTGACTGGATTGATGAACAGGAAAAAGTCAGTGGGGAGCAGCCAGAACCGGAGGCCATGGAAACAGTagctgaagaagaaaacaaagaaggagG GGATCAGAAGGCTGCCGAGCATTTGACTAGGACCCTTCGTGGAGTGATGCGTGTTGGGCTTGTAGCAAAAGGTCTGCTACTGAAGGGAGACTTGGATCTTGAGCTAGTTCTCCTGTGCAAAGAGAAACCCACAACTGGTCTCTTGGACAAAGTAGCTGAGAATCTTGGAGTACAGCTTGCT ACTATTACTGAAGATAAATATGAAATAATCCAGTCTGTGAGTGAAGCTGCAATTATCATTAAGAACACACAGGAGCCTCCATTGACACTGACCATTCACTTGACATCCCCTGTTGTGAGAGAAGAAATGGAAAAACTGTTAGCTGGAG AAACGCTATCAGTCAACGACACCCCGGACGTTCTGGACAGGCAGAAATGCCTTGCTGCCTTGGCGTCACTCCGACACGCCAAGTGGTTCCAG GCCAGGGCTAATGGTCTGAAATCGTGCGTCATAGTCATCAGGGTGCTGAGAGATCTGTGTACTCGGATTCCTACTTGGGGACCACTTAGAGGATGg CCTCTGGAGCTGCTGTGTGAAAAATCAATTGGAACAGCTAAtagaccaatgggagctggtgaGGCCCTGAGAAGAGTACTTGAATGTCTTGCATCAGGAATTGTTATGCCAG ATGGTTCTGGTATTTATGATCCTTGTGAAAAAGAAGCCACTGATGCTATTGGGCATCTAGACAGACAACAAAGGGAAGATATCACACAGAGTGCTCAG CatgctctgagacttgctgcttttGGCCAGCTTCACAAGGTCTTGGGGATGGATCCCCTGCCTTCCAAGATGCCCAAGAAACCAAAGAACGAAAATCCAGTTGACTACACTG TCCAGATTCCCCCCAGTACCACATATGCCATCACCCCAATGAAGCGTCCTATGGAGGAGGATGGAGAGGAGAAGTCtcccagcaaaaagaaaaagaagattcAGAAAAAAG AGGAAAAAACTGAACCTCCCCAGGCTATGAATGCACTGATGAAATTAAATCAGCTAAAACCTGGTCTCCAGTACAAACTTGTGTCTCAGACTGGTCCGGTTCATGCTCCTATCTTTACTATGTCCGTGGAAGTCGATGGCAGCACGTTTGAGGCATCTGGACCTTCGAAAAAGACAGCCAAATTGCATGTGGCAGTAAAA GTGTTGCAGGATATGGGTTTACCTACAGGAGTGGAAGGCAAAGAGTCTGGAAAAGGAGATGAATCGGCAgaagaaacagaacagaaaccagtagttgctcctcctcctcctgtagtGGAAACTATCTCTACACCCagtgctgcttctcctccctcagAGCAAACTCCAGAG AATGTGAAACAACAGGGACCAATCCTGACTAAGCATGGCAAGAATCCAGTGATGGAACTCAATGAGAAGAGGCGTGGTCTAAAATACGAACTGATTTCAGAAACAGGTGGCAGCCATGACAAGCGCTTTGTCATGGAG GTTGAGGTTGATGGGCAGAAATTTCAAGGAGCTGGCTCAAACAAAAAAGTGGCAAAAGCCTACGCTGCTTTAGCTGCCCTAGAGAAGCTGTTTCCCGATGCTCCAGTTGCTATTGAGCCCAATAAGAAGAAAAGAGCCCCTGTACCTGCAAGGGGAGGACCCAAGTTTGCAGTAAAG CAGCATAATCCAGGTTTTGGAATGGGAGGCCCCATGCACAATGAAGTGCCACCTCCCCCAAATCTGCGTGGACGTGGCAGAGGAGGCAACATCAGAGGCCGTGGCAGAGGCAGAGGTGGATTTGGTGGTGGCAATCATGGTGGCTATATGAATGCTG GAGCTGGATACGGAAGCTATGGTTATGGAGGAAATTCTGCAACAGCAGGCTATA GCCAGTTTTATAGCAATGGTGGTCACTCCGGCAACACAGGAagtggtggaggtggtggtggcggcggggGCTCCTCTGGCTATGGATCCTACTACCAAGGTGGTGACAACTACAGCTCACCAGTTCCACCCAAACATGctggaaagaagcagcagcatggaggaCAGCAAAAACCTTCCTATGGGTCAGGGTATCAATCCCACCAAGGCCAGCAACAGCAGTCATACAACCAAAACCAGTACAGCAATTATGGCCCTCCACAAGGCAAACAAAAAGGATATAATCATGGACAAGGCAACTACTCTTCTTACTCTAATTCCTACAACTCCTCTGGAGGATCAGACTACAACTACGAGAGCAAATTCA GTTACGGTGGCGGCAGTGGCCGTGGTGGAGGTGGAGGAAATAACTATGGGTCAGGAGGTGCCTCATACAATACTGGTTCACACAGCGGCTATGGGGGAGgatctgggggaggagggtcgTCTTACCAAG GTGGATATTCTTCTCAGACTAACTACAGCTCTCCAGGTTCAGGCCAGAATTACAGCGGACCCCCAAGTTCCTACCAAGCTTCCCAAGGCGGCTACGGCAGAAACGATCACAACATGAATTATCAGTACAGATAA
- the ILF3 gene encoding interleukin enhancer-binding factor 3 isoform X4 — MRPMRIFVNDDRHVMAKHSAVYPTQEELEAVQNMVSHTERALKAVSDWIDEQEKVSGEQPEPEAMETVAEEENKEGGDQKAAEHLTRTLRGVMRVGLVAKGLLLKGDLDLELVLLCKEKPTTGLLDKVAENLGVQLATITEDKYEIIQSVSEAAIIIKNTQEPPLTLTIHLTSPVVREEMEKLLAGETLSVNDTPDVLDRQKCLAALASLRHAKWFQARANGLKSCVIVIRVLRDLCTRIPTWGPLRGWPLELLCEKSIGTANRPMGAGEALRRVLECLASGIVMPDGSGIYDPCEKEATDAIGHLDRQQREDITQSAQHALRLAAFGQLHKVLGMDPLPSKMPKKPKNENPVDYTVQIPPSTTYAITPMKRPMEEDGEEKSPSKKKKKIQKKEEKTEPPQAMNALMKLNQLKPGLQYKLVSQTGPVHAPIFTMSVEVDGSTFEASGPSKKTAKLHVAVKVLQDMGLPTGVEGKESGKGDESAEETEQKPVVAPPPPVVETISTPSAASPPSEQTPENVKQQGPILTKHGKNPVMELNEKRRGLKYELISETGGSHDKRFVMEVEVDGQKFQGAGSNKKVAKAYAALAALEKLFPDAPVAIEPNKKKRAPVPARGGPKFAVKQHNPGFGMGGPMHNEVPPPPNLRGRGRGGNIRGRGRGRGGFGGGNHGGYMNAGAGYGSYGYGGNSATAGYSQFYSNGGHSGNTGSGGGGGGGGGSSGYGSYYQGGDNYSSPVPPKHAGKKQQHGGQQKPSYGSGYQSHQGQQQQSYNQNQYSNYGPPQGKQKGYNHGQGNYSSYSNSYNSSGGSDYNYESKFSYGGGSGRGGGGGNNYGSGGASYNTGSHSGYGGGSGGGGSSYQGKQGGYSSQTNYSSPGSGQNYSGPPSSYQASQGGYGRNDHNMNYQYR; from the exons ATG CGACCGATGCGTATTTTTGTGAATGATGACCGCCATGTGATGGCAAAACATTCTGCTGTTTACCCAACTCAGGAAGAGTTGGAGGCAGTTCAGAACATGGTCTCCCATACAGAACGTGCTCTCAAAGCTGTATCTGACTGGATTGATGAACAGGAAAAAGTCAGTGGGGAGCAGCCAGAACCGGAGGCCATGGAAACAGTagctgaagaagaaaacaaagaaggagG GGATCAGAAGGCTGCCGAGCATTTGACTAGGACCCTTCGTGGAGTGATGCGTGTTGGGCTTGTAGCAAAAGGTCTGCTACTGAAGGGAGACTTGGATCTTGAGCTAGTTCTCCTGTGCAAAGAGAAACCCACAACTGGTCTCTTGGACAAAGTAGCTGAGAATCTTGGAGTACAGCTTGCT ACTATTACTGAAGATAAATATGAAATAATCCAGTCTGTGAGTGAAGCTGCAATTATCATTAAGAACACACAGGAGCCTCCATTGACACTGACCATTCACTTGACATCCCCTGTTGTGAGAGAAGAAATGGAAAAACTGTTAGCTGGAG AAACGCTATCAGTCAACGACACCCCGGACGTTCTGGACAGGCAGAAATGCCTTGCTGCCTTGGCGTCACTCCGACACGCCAAGTGGTTCCAG GCCAGGGCTAATGGTCTGAAATCGTGCGTCATAGTCATCAGGGTGCTGAGAGATCTGTGTACTCGGATTCCTACTTGGGGACCACTTAGAGGATGg CCTCTGGAGCTGCTGTGTGAAAAATCAATTGGAACAGCTAAtagaccaatgggagctggtgaGGCCCTGAGAAGAGTACTTGAATGTCTTGCATCAGGAATTGTTATGCCAG ATGGTTCTGGTATTTATGATCCTTGTGAAAAAGAAGCCACTGATGCTATTGGGCATCTAGACAGACAACAAAGGGAAGATATCACACAGAGTGCTCAG CatgctctgagacttgctgcttttGGCCAGCTTCACAAGGTCTTGGGGATGGATCCCCTGCCTTCCAAGATGCCCAAGAAACCAAAGAACGAAAATCCAGTTGACTACACTG TCCAGATTCCCCCCAGTACCACATATGCCATCACCCCAATGAAGCGTCCTATGGAGGAGGATGGAGAGGAGAAGTCtcccagcaaaaagaaaaagaagattcAGAAAAAAG AGGAAAAAACTGAACCTCCCCAGGCTATGAATGCACTGATGAAATTAAATCAGCTAAAACCTGGTCTCCAGTACAAACTTGTGTCTCAGACTGGTCCGGTTCATGCTCCTATCTTTACTATGTCCGTGGAAGTCGATGGCAGCACGTTTGAGGCATCTGGACCTTCGAAAAAGACAGCCAAATTGCATGTGGCAGTAAAA GTGTTGCAGGATATGGGTTTACCTACAGGAGTGGAAGGCAAAGAGTCTGGAAAAGGAGATGAATCGGCAgaagaaacagaacagaaaccagtagttgctcctcctcctcctgtagtGGAAACTATCTCTACACCCagtgctgcttctcctccctcagAGCAAACTCCAGAG AATGTGAAACAACAGGGACCAATCCTGACTAAGCATGGCAAGAATCCAGTGATGGAACTCAATGAGAAGAGGCGTGGTCTAAAATACGAACTGATTTCAGAAACAGGTGGCAGCCATGACAAGCGCTTTGTCATGGAG GTTGAGGTTGATGGGCAGAAATTTCAAGGAGCTGGCTCAAACAAAAAAGTGGCAAAAGCCTACGCTGCTTTAGCTGCCCTAGAGAAGCTGTTTCCCGATGCTCCAGTTGCTATTGAGCCCAATAAGAAGAAAAGAGCCCCTGTACCTGCAAGGGGAGGACCCAAGTTTGCAGTAAAG CAGCATAATCCAGGTTTTGGAATGGGAGGCCCCATGCACAATGAAGTGCCACCTCCCCCAAATCTGCGTGGACGTGGCAGAGGAGGCAACATCAGAGGCCGTGGCAGAGGCAGAGGTGGATTTGGTGGTGGCAATCATGGTGGCTATATGAATGCTG GAGCTGGATACGGAAGCTATGGTTATGGAGGAAATTCTGCAACAGCAGGCTATA GCCAGTTTTATAGCAATGGTGGTCACTCCGGCAACACAGGAagtggtggaggtggtggtggcggcggggGCTCCTCTGGCTATGGATCCTACTACCAAGGTGGTGACAACTACAGCTCACCAGTTCCACCCAAACATGctggaaagaagcagcagcatggaggaCAGCAAAAACCTTCCTATGGGTCAGGGTATCAATCCCACCAAGGCCAGCAACAGCAGTCATACAACCAAAACCAGTACAGCAATTATGGCCCTCCACAAGGCAAACAAAAAGGATATAATCATGGACAAGGCAACTACTCTTCTTACTCTAATTCCTACAACTCCTCTGGAGGATCAGACTACAACTACGAGAGCAAATTCA GTTACGGTGGCGGCAGTGGCCGTGGTGGAGGTGGAGGAAATAACTATGGGTCAGGAGGTGCCTCATACAATACTGGTTCACACAGCGGCTATGGGGGAGgatctgggggaggagggtcgTCTTACCAAGGTAAGCAAG GTGGATATTCTTCTCAGACTAACTACAGCTCTCCAGGTTCAGGCCAGAATTACAGCGGACCCCCAAGTTCCTACCAAGCTTCCCAAGGCGGCTACGGCAGAAACGATCACAACATGAATTATCAGTACAGATAA
- the ILF3 gene encoding interleukin enhancer-binding factor 3 isoform X9, translated as MRPMRIFVNDDRHVMAKHSAVYPTQEELEAVQNMVSHTERALKAVSDWIDEQEKVSGEQPEPEAMETVAEEENKEGGDQKAAEHLTRTLRGVMRVGLVAKGLLLKGDLDLELVLLCKEKPTTGLLDKVAENLGVQLATITEDKYEIIQSVSEAAIIIKNTQEPPLTLTIHLTSPVVREEMEKLLAGETLSVNDTPDVLDRQKCLAALASLRHAKWFQARANGLKSCVIVIRVLRDLCTRIPTWGPLRGWPLELLCEKSIGTANRPMGAGEALRRVLECLASGIVMPDGSGIYDPCEKEATDAIGHLDRQQREDITQSAQHALRLAAFGQLHKVLGMDPLPSKMPKKPKNENPVDYTVQIPPSTTYAITPMKRPMEEDGEEKSPSKKKKKIQKKGIELTREEKTEPPQAMNALMKLNQLKPGLQYKLVSQTGPVHAPIFTMSVEVDGSTFEASGPSKKTAKLHVAVKVLQDMGLPTGVEGKESGKGDESAEETEQKPVVAPPPPVVETISTPSAASPPSEQTPENVKQQGPILTKHGKNPVMELNEKRRGLKYELISETGGSHDKRFVMEVEVDGQKFQGAGSNKKVAKAYAALAALEKLFPDAPVAIEPNKKKRAPVPARGGPKFAVKHNPGFGMGGPMHNEVPPPPNLRGRGRGGNIRGRGRGRGGFGGGNHGGYMNAGAGYGSYGYGGNSATAGYSDFFTDCYGYHDFGSS; from the exons ATG CGACCGATGCGTATTTTTGTGAATGATGACCGCCATGTGATGGCAAAACATTCTGCTGTTTACCCAACTCAGGAAGAGTTGGAGGCAGTTCAGAACATGGTCTCCCATACAGAACGTGCTCTCAAAGCTGTATCTGACTGGATTGATGAACAGGAAAAAGTCAGTGGGGAGCAGCCAGAACCGGAGGCCATGGAAACAGTagctgaagaagaaaacaaagaaggagG GGATCAGAAGGCTGCCGAGCATTTGACTAGGACCCTTCGTGGAGTGATGCGTGTTGGGCTTGTAGCAAAAGGTCTGCTACTGAAGGGAGACTTGGATCTTGAGCTAGTTCTCCTGTGCAAAGAGAAACCCACAACTGGTCTCTTGGACAAAGTAGCTGAGAATCTTGGAGTACAGCTTGCT ACTATTACTGAAGATAAATATGAAATAATCCAGTCTGTGAGTGAAGCTGCAATTATCATTAAGAACACACAGGAGCCTCCATTGACACTGACCATTCACTTGACATCCCCTGTTGTGAGAGAAGAAATGGAAAAACTGTTAGCTGGAG AAACGCTATCAGTCAACGACACCCCGGACGTTCTGGACAGGCAGAAATGCCTTGCTGCCTTGGCGTCACTCCGACACGCCAAGTGGTTCCAG GCCAGGGCTAATGGTCTGAAATCGTGCGTCATAGTCATCAGGGTGCTGAGAGATCTGTGTACTCGGATTCCTACTTGGGGACCACTTAGAGGATGg CCTCTGGAGCTGCTGTGTGAAAAATCAATTGGAACAGCTAAtagaccaatgggagctggtgaGGCCCTGAGAAGAGTACTTGAATGTCTTGCATCAGGAATTGTTATGCCAG ATGGTTCTGGTATTTATGATCCTTGTGAAAAAGAAGCCACTGATGCTATTGGGCATCTAGACAGACAACAAAGGGAAGATATCACACAGAGTGCTCAG CatgctctgagacttgctgcttttGGCCAGCTTCACAAGGTCTTGGGGATGGATCCCCTGCCTTCCAAGATGCCCAAGAAACCAAAGAACGAAAATCCAGTTGACTACACTG TCCAGATTCCCCCCAGTACCACATATGCCATCACCCCAATGAAGCGTCCTATGGAGGAGGATGGAGAGGAGAAGTCtcccagcaaaaagaaaaagaagattcAGAAAAAAGGTATTGAGTTAACCAGAG AGGAAAAAACTGAACCTCCCCAGGCTATGAATGCACTGATGAAATTAAATCAGCTAAAACCTGGTCTCCAGTACAAACTTGTGTCTCAGACTGGTCCGGTTCATGCTCCTATCTTTACTATGTCCGTGGAAGTCGATGGCAGCACGTTTGAGGCATCTGGACCTTCGAAAAAGACAGCCAAATTGCATGTGGCAGTAAAA GTGTTGCAGGATATGGGTTTACCTACAGGAGTGGAAGGCAAAGAGTCTGGAAAAGGAGATGAATCGGCAgaagaaacagaacagaaaccagtagttgctcctcctcctcctgtagtGGAAACTATCTCTACACCCagtgctgcttctcctccctcagAGCAAACTCCAGAG AATGTGAAACAACAGGGACCAATCCTGACTAAGCATGGCAAGAATCCAGTGATGGAACTCAATGAGAAGAGGCGTGGTCTAAAATACGAACTGATTTCAGAAACAGGTGGCAGCCATGACAAGCGCTTTGTCATGGAG GTTGAGGTTGATGGGCAGAAATTTCAAGGAGCTGGCTCAAACAAAAAAGTGGCAAAAGCCTACGCTGCTTTAGCTGCCCTAGAGAAGCTGTTTCCCGATGCTCCAGTTGCTATTGAGCCCAATAAGAAGAAAAGAGCCCCTGTACCTGCAAGGGGAGGACCCAAGTTTGCAGTAAAG CATAATCCAGGTTTTGGAATGGGAGGCCCCATGCACAATGAAGTGCCACCTCCCCCAAATCTGCGTGGACGTGGCAGAGGAGGCAACATCAGAGGCCGTGGCAGAGGCAGAGGTGGATTTGGTGGTGGCAATCATGGTGGCTATATGAATGCTG GAGCTGGATACGGAAGCTATGGTTATGGAGGAAATTCTGCAACAGCAGGCTATA GTGACTTTTTCACAGACTGCTACGGCTATCATGATTTTGGGTCTTCCTAG